One genomic window of Luteitalea pratensis includes the following:
- a CDS encoding 4'-phosphopantetheinyl transferase family protein: MRALPPLIDVTFVRGVDGEPPWTGHVLDAGELARWTGLHTTARPLFLAAHLGARLLAARRAGLQADGLGLAPELTAFGWATLPSGKPLLTFRDGRPQPLHVSVAHGGGLAVAAVCEHGPIGVDLEHVDTRRNLVGIARRFFAAEECAELEACGSDERSLLFHQWWTRKEAVLKATGHGLRGGLTVRVDAPADRDGWRPVALEGHEAPLFVRDLRTPDTGVVGAVAIEGQAGVVQMVMTTAAEEST; encoded by the coding sequence GTGCGCGCGCTGCCGCCGCTGATCGACGTCACGTTCGTCCGAGGGGTGGACGGCGAACCACCCTGGACCGGGCATGTCCTCGACGCTGGCGAACTGGCGCGGTGGACCGGCCTGCACACGACGGCGCGGCCGCTGTTCCTGGCCGCACACCTCGGCGCCAGGCTTCTCGCGGCGCGGCGGGCCGGCTTGCAGGCCGACGGCCTGGGACTGGCGCCGGAGCTCACCGCCTTCGGGTGGGCGACGCTGCCGTCGGGGAAGCCGCTGCTGACCTTCCGGGATGGCAGGCCGCAGCCGTTGCACGTGAGCGTGGCACACGGCGGTGGCCTGGCCGTCGCGGCCGTCTGCGAGCACGGCCCGATCGGCGTCGACCTCGAACACGTGGACACGCGGCGCAATCTCGTCGGCATCGCGCGGCGGTTCTTCGCGGCCGAGGAGTGCGCGGAACTGGAAGCCTGTGGCAGCGACGAGCGGTCGCTGCTGTTTCATCAATGGTGGACGCGCAAGGAAGCCGTGCTCAAGGCCACCGGTCACGGACTGCGTGGCGGTCTCACGGTACGCGTCGATGCGCCGGCCGACCGCGACGGCTGGCGACCCGTGGCGCTCGAAGGGCATGAGGCGCCGCTGTTCGTGCGCGACCTGCGCACGCCCGACACCGGCGTCGTCGGCGCCGTCGCGATCGAAGGACAAGCCGGTGTGGTGCAGATGGTCATGACCACGGCCGCCGAGGAGAGCACCTGA
- a CDS encoding RNA polymerase sigma factor, whose translation MTDSRADVLALPASTSDDTFVLREDEFRLLYDRTSRALWVYLYRLTRDAHASDDLLQETYYRFLRTPGTYEGQAHERNALYRIATNLVRDSRRRLRPVTVSIDEPAGASLAGAPDAVHATGDRTDVRRALSQLRDRDQQLLWLAYAEGSSHEEIAASLGLRAGSVKTLLFRARQRLAALLPRTPSRGGAR comes from the coding sequence ATGACCGACAGCCGCGCCGACGTCCTCGCCCTTCCCGCGTCTACCAGCGACGACACGTTCGTGCTGCGCGAAGACGAGTTTCGCCTGCTGTACGACCGCACGTCCCGCGCGCTCTGGGTGTACCTGTATCGACTGACGCGTGACGCGCACGCGTCCGACGACCTGCTGCAGGAGACGTACTACCGGTTCCTGCGTACGCCGGGCACATATGAGGGTCAGGCGCACGAGCGCAACGCGCTGTACCGCATCGCGACCAACCTGGTGCGGGACAGCCGCCGCCGCCTCCGTCCGGTGACGGTCTCCATCGACGAGCCCGCCGGCGCATCGCTGGCGGGCGCTCCCGATGCAGTCCATGCCACCGGAGATCGGACCGACGTCCGTCGCGCGCTGTCGCAGTTGCGCGATCGCGACCAGCAGTTGTTGTGGCTCGCCTACGCGGAAGGCTCCTCGCACGAGGAGATTGCCGCGTCGCTCGGCCTCCGTGCCGGCAGCGTCAAGACGCTGTTGTTCCGCGCGCGTCAGCGCCTCGCCGCGCTGCTTCCGCGCACACCGTCCCGTGGAGGTGCCCGATGA
- a CDS encoding PD-(D/E)XK nuclease family protein, giving the protein MSTPRLPWDDDAQAEDLPYPVTPLPEAPVATAAPVRRDVPPGAVRTAVHGSAAARLAAVRRHVLSHCRSGVRVLAPTHEQAHDVVRHVLAALPASIGVERAGWVGFSVRLATPALMARGLTPVSSLGFEAIVARVVSRAREENALEFFGDAARHPGFVPSLARTMADVRLAGVPAAALDNGTAKGRDLAWLLTTVEQALGELRHADRAEVLALAAAAVQTDNTPELTLPLALVDPPLASRRDVALAYALVRRSASALLTAPTGDPWLQRLVADLGPCADDVDAADLAGTPAAIQRVQVGLFEPSDVAVAGDDASVVCLSAPGEGRECVEVARVVLAHAERGTRFDRIAVVMRAPALYASHLETALRRADVPVHFGRGTRRPDPAGRAMLALLACAVEGLSARRFSEYLSLAQVPALPGTADRGSRIADRESGTGNREPGTGALLPDEAEALGLRLPDIDWAPDDEARSAAVPQADATMPRRSPWRWEAILNDAQVIGGADRWARRLAGHREQVMVRATAAYNDDPSSPRHEALTRQVAWTDELIAFATDVIGEMATWPVADDWGSWLARLQRLAPRVLARPDRVLATLKELQPLAGVADVRLDEVRDVLRDRLTHLPVPPPPHRYGSVFVGTPDQLRGRAFDVVCVLGLSERVFPQRSRQDPLLLDRERAALSPDLVTDDERVTAERLQLRLATGAATQALVASYASMDTAQSRPRVPSFYAIDLQRAVTGHVPGYEALIRDAQQRSGARLAWPAPQDPATAIDAAEHDLSVLQKYLHGNEVDIAGRARYLFDLNPALRRSLLARHLRFTRAWTPHDGLVAPPEVLASHRLNARAYSASALQRFATCPYQFYLSTVLRLEPRQEAMPLTILDPLTRGSMVHVMLAEIMRELMASAWVPLTDDRVVGAHEVAERIVTRVAADYEDRLTPPILRVWQDAVAAIRRDVHDWVRRLPGDGTPWTPEGVEIGVGFAGGFGRDEASRREEAVLPDGTRLHGVVDLLERGDGDQWRITDYKTGKYRLAGNVVVNGGRTLQPILYAMAVEAAFGGRVTASRLYYCTADGGYEDHPWAIAGAVGEETRKAGLEVLAIVDHAIQEGRLPAAPDKDACMWCDFTAVCGPSAQRVPGRKDRRPLEELTLLRRMK; this is encoded by the coding sequence ATGTCCACCCCACGTCTGCCCTGGGACGATGACGCCCAGGCCGAAGATCTTCCATACCCAGTCACGCCGTTGCCTGAGGCGCCAGTCGCCACAGCCGCTCCGGTGCGTCGCGACGTGCCGCCGGGTGCCGTCCGCACCGCCGTGCACGGCTCTGCCGCCGCGCGCCTCGCGGCCGTTCGCCGGCATGTGCTGTCCCACTGCCGTTCCGGCGTCCGCGTCCTGGCCCCGACGCACGAGCAGGCCCACGACGTCGTACGGCACGTCCTTGCGGCCCTGCCCGCGTCGATCGGCGTCGAGCGCGCCGGCTGGGTGGGATTCAGCGTCCGTCTCGCCACGCCCGCGCTGATGGCGCGAGGCCTCACACCGGTCTCGAGTCTCGGATTCGAAGCCATCGTGGCGCGGGTCGTCTCGCGAGCGCGAGAAGAGAACGCGCTCGAGTTCTTCGGCGATGCTGCCCGGCATCCCGGCTTCGTGCCGTCGCTCGCGCGCACCATGGCCGACGTTCGCCTCGCGGGTGTGCCGGCGGCGGCGCTCGACAACGGCACGGCCAAAGGGCGCGACCTTGCCTGGCTGCTCACGACGGTCGAGCAGGCGTTGGGCGAGTTGCGTCATGCCGATCGCGCCGAGGTGCTGGCGTTGGCCGCCGCGGCGGTCCAGACCGACAACACGCCGGAACTGACCCTGCCGCTGGCCCTCGTGGATCCGCCGCTGGCCAGCCGCCGCGACGTGGCGCTCGCTTACGCGTTGGTCCGCCGGAGCGCATCGGCCCTGCTCACGGCGCCGACCGGCGATCCGTGGCTGCAGCGCCTCGTGGCCGATCTCGGACCCTGCGCAGACGACGTCGACGCCGCCGATCTCGCGGGGACGCCAGCGGCGATTCAGCGCGTGCAGGTCGGCCTCTTCGAGCCCTCCGATGTCGCTGTCGCCGGCGATGACGCGTCGGTGGTGTGCCTGTCGGCGCCAGGCGAGGGCCGCGAATGCGTGGAAGTCGCGCGTGTGGTGCTTGCGCACGCGGAGCGGGGGACGCGCTTCGATCGCATCGCCGTGGTGATGCGCGCACCGGCACTCTACGCGAGCCATCTCGAGACGGCGCTGCGGCGCGCGGACGTGCCCGTGCATTTCGGTCGCGGCACGCGTCGCCCCGATCCCGCTGGACGCGCGATGCTGGCGCTGCTTGCCTGCGCTGTGGAAGGACTGTCGGCGCGGCGCTTCTCGGAGTACCTGTCGCTCGCGCAGGTACCGGCGCTGCCGGGGACCGCGGATCGCGGATCGCGGATCGCGGATCGGGAGTCGGGAACCGGGAACCGGGAACCGGGAACCGGGGCGCTACTTCCGGACGAGGCCGAAGCATTGGGGCTGCGTCTGCCGGATATCGACTGGGCACCGGACGACGAGGCCCGATCGGCGGCGGTGCCGCAGGCCGATGCGACGATGCCACGGCGCTCGCCATGGCGTTGGGAAGCGATCCTCAACGACGCGCAGGTGATCGGCGGTGCCGACCGCTGGGCGCGGCGGCTGGCCGGGCATCGCGAGCAAGTCATGGTACGTGCCACCGCGGCGTACAACGACGACCCGAGTTCGCCACGCCACGAGGCCCTCACGCGCCAGGTGGCGTGGACGGACGAACTGATCGCGTTTGCCACCGATGTGATCGGCGAAATGGCCACCTGGCCCGTCGCCGACGATTGGGGCAGCTGGCTGGCCAGGTTGCAACGCCTCGCCCCGCGCGTGCTCGCGCGCCCGGATCGCGTCCTCGCGACCCTGAAGGAACTGCAGCCGCTCGCCGGAGTGGCCGACGTGCGACTCGACGAAGTCCGCGACGTGCTGCGGGATCGGCTCACGCACCTGCCGGTGCCGCCGCCCCCGCACCGCTACGGCAGTGTCTTTGTCGGCACGCCGGACCAGCTCCGCGGCCGAGCCTTCGACGTCGTCTGTGTACTCGGCCTCTCCGAGCGTGTGTTCCCGCAGCGCAGCCGCCAGGATCCGCTCCTGCTCGACCGCGAGCGGGCGGCGCTCTCCCCCGACCTCGTCACCGACGACGAGCGCGTCACGGCCGAGCGCCTCCAGTTGCGGCTCGCGACCGGCGCCGCGACGCAGGCCCTCGTAGCGTCGTACGCCTCGATGGACACGGCGCAGTCGCGTCCGCGGGTGCCGTCGTTCTACGCAATCGACCTGCAGCGTGCCGTGACCGGACACGTGCCCGGCTACGAAGCGCTGATCCGTGACGCCCAGCAACGTAGCGGTGCGCGGCTCGCGTGGCCCGCTCCGCAGGACCCGGCGACTGCCATCGATGCCGCCGAACACGACCTCAGCGTGCTCCAGAAGTACCTGCACGGCAACGAGGTGGACATCGCCGGGCGTGCGCGCTACCTGTTCGATCTGAATCCGGCGTTGCGTCGTTCGCTGCTGGCGCGGCACCTGCGCTTCACTCGCGCATGGACGCCGCACGACGGGCTCGTCGCGCCGCCCGAGGTGCTCGCATCGCATCGCCTCAACGCGCGGGCTTACTCGGCTTCGGCACTGCAGCGCTTTGCCACCTGCCCGTATCAGTTCTACCTCTCGACGGTGTTGCGCCTCGAGCCGCGGCAGGAGGCGATGCCGCTGACCATCCTCGACCCGCTCACGCGCGGGTCGATGGTCCACGTGATGCTCGCCGAGATCATGCGTGAGTTGATGGCCTCGGCATGGGTGCCGCTCACCGACGATCGCGTCGTCGGCGCCCACGAGGTGGCCGAGAGGATCGTGACGCGCGTCGCCGCCGACTACGAGGATCGCCTCACGCCGCCGATCCTTCGCGTTTGGCAGGACGCCGTCGCCGCCATCCGGCGTGACGTCCACGACTGGGTTCGCCGCCTCCCGGGCGACGGCACGCCGTGGACGCCGGAGGGCGTCGAGATCGGCGTCGGCTTCGCGGGTGGCTTCGGCCGTGACGAGGCGAGCCGGCGCGAAGAGGCCGTGTTGCCCGATGGCACCCGCTTGCACGGCGTCGTCGATCTGCTCGAACGCGGCGACGGCGACCAGTGGCGCATCACCGACTACAAGACCGGCAAGTACCGCCTCGCCGGCAACGTCGTCGTCAACGGCGGCCGCACGTTGCAGCCGATCCTCTACGCCATGGCCGTCGAGGCGGCATTCGGGGGCCGCGTCACCGCGTCGCGTCTTTATTACTGCACCGCCGACGGTGGTTACGAGGACCATCCGTGGGCGATCGCGGGCGCGGTTGGGGAAGAGACCCGCAAGGCCGGCCTGGAGGTGCTCGCCATCGTCGACCACGCCATCCAGGAGGGCAGGCTGCCAGCGGCTCCGGACAAGGACGCGTGCATGTGGTGCGATTTCACCGCGGTGTGCGGCCCGTCGGCGCAGCGCGTGCCCGGCCGCAAGGACCGGCGGCCGCTCGAAGAACTGACGCTGTTGCGGAGGATGAAATGA
- a CDS encoding DUF2721 domain-containing protein: MDPTTLPAGVVNPFAALTFIAAPALLTNASSLLLMGTTNRLARAVDRVRELASQLEHHARGEQAIAEVELWLMQRAEQRVRIIVHAMTTFYLAVGSFSFGTMLALIGAALVTPAHEGTRMWVLRFTIGACVIGVAAIMSGSLALVFESRITFRILTEEARQARERYAKRQIA, encoded by the coding sequence ATGGATCCCACGACCCTGCCGGCCGGCGTCGTCAACCCGTTCGCGGCGCTCACCTTCATCGCCGCGCCGGCGTTGCTGACCAACGCGTCGAGCCTGCTGCTCATGGGCACCACCAACCGGCTCGCTCGCGCCGTCGATCGCGTCCGTGAGCTCGCGTCGCAACTCGAACATCATGCCCGCGGCGAGCAGGCGATCGCCGAGGTCGAACTGTGGTTGATGCAGCGGGCCGAGCAGCGCGTGCGCATCATCGTGCATGCGATGACGACGTTCTACCTTGCCGTTGGCAGCTTTTCTTTCGGCACCATGCTCGCGCTGATAGGCGCGGCGCTGGTCACGCCGGCGCACGAGGGCACGCGCATGTGGGTCCTGCGCTTCACCATCGGCGCCTGCGTCATCGGGGTGGCCGCGATCATGTCCGGATCACTGGCCCTCGTGTTCGAGAGCCGGATCACGTTCCGGATCCTGACCGAGGAAGCCCGCCAGGCCCGCGAACGTTACGCGAAGAGACAGATCGCCTAG
- a CDS encoding UvrD-helicase domain-containing protein, protein MSATPRHLVDDADRNRIRHDLDTTLVVEAAAGTGKTTELVARMVNTLAEGRATIGQIVAVTFTEKAAGELKLRLREEVEHAREQRAGAARLLLEEALAHLEEAHVSTIHGFCADLLRERPVEAGVDPRFEVLLEPVANQVLDGVVDQWLQETLEAPGEGVRRVLRRAYRDDDGEAGPRAALRKAVQSLAEWRDFNAPWRRDPIDRRVLVGAAMDAIHAFAALSAKGSSNDNFFVDTAPIRRFSWRHGTAVPPGPAGEDALDALESLVGMLARDRALTKCRTGYGSTYAVGVPRAEMKTQHAALKALLQQTTAALDADLAACLQQELQPCLVRYAVVKQERGVLDFTDLLMCARDLLRRDAEVRGDFQVRYQRLFVDEFQDTDPIQAEILLLLAADDPGHADWTQVRPVPGKLFIVGDPKQAIYRFRRADVETYWQVKRQLIAAGAQSCQLRTCFRSVPALQRAINHVFATVMDDSADSAQAAYVPLEPVRSDNDTQPALVALPVPRPYKGKFVSYEAIDASLPDAVGAFVAWLVQESGWTVSERAPGGDEVRVPLQARHVAILFRRFTSWGTDVTRPYVEALESRQVPHLLVGGRSFHEREEVDALRVALSAIEWPDDELSVYATLRGGFFAFPDHLLLEYRNAHGGRLNPIAVAAAADRVRDGEPTDLQAIDDALGLLRSLHRQRNQVPVQETVQALLRATRAHAGLVLRPGGEQALANVLHVVELARQYEASDGASFRGFVQQFLDATHVEAGESPILEEGTDGVRLMTVHKAKGLEFPVVILADITWRLYSDRPSRALVASRGLCVQTIAGCSPLELVQLRDAETARDRAEGHRLAYVAATRARDLLVVPGVGDEPYPHVKQGEKWVDVMNRALYPDRPWSAPEAAVGSPPFGRDTVLDRPDEESAMHATPIRPGRYVRGDSLAPFDVTWWDPAQLNLGTEPSLGSRQKALIDKNASESRVREGHEAVDHWTQLHAGRLAAGRVPSLRVQRVTEAARDLDLAGNDVAVLQVPSAAPRRGGRAFGSLVHDVLAVIGLDATHADVATATAYSARVLGDTDVDQSSVITAVCDTLQHPLLKAAAVAHARGQCRRETPVTLRLEDGAWIEGQLDLAFEDEGAWTVVDFKTDADMDAGLDAYRRQVALYARALATATGQPARAVLLRI, encoded by the coding sequence ATGAGCGCGACGCCTCGGCACCTGGTGGACGACGCGGACCGAAACCGGATCAGGCACGACCTCGACACGACGCTCGTCGTCGAGGCGGCGGCTGGCACCGGCAAGACGACTGAACTCGTGGCCCGGATGGTCAACACGCTCGCGGAAGGGCGGGCAACCATCGGCCAGATCGTCGCGGTCACCTTCACCGAGAAGGCCGCGGGCGAACTGAAGCTGCGCCTGCGCGAGGAGGTCGAGCATGCGCGGGAGCAGCGTGCCGGGGCAGCCCGCCTGCTGCTCGAAGAGGCCCTCGCGCACCTCGAGGAGGCGCACGTGAGCACGATCCATGGGTTCTGCGCGGACCTGCTGCGGGAGCGTCCGGTGGAGGCCGGCGTCGATCCGCGCTTCGAGGTGTTGCTCGAACCGGTGGCCAACCAGGTGCTCGACGGTGTCGTCGACCAGTGGTTGCAGGAAACACTCGAGGCGCCGGGCGAGGGCGTCCGTCGCGTGCTGCGTCGTGCGTACCGCGACGATGACGGCGAGGCCGGGCCGCGCGCCGCGCTCCGCAAGGCGGTGCAGTCGCTGGCGGAGTGGCGCGACTTCAACGCGCCGTGGCGCCGCGATCCGATCGATCGCCGCGTTCTCGTCGGCGCCGCCATGGATGCGATCCATGCCTTCGCGGCGCTGAGCGCGAAGGGATCGTCGAACGACAACTTCTTCGTCGATACCGCGCCCATCCGGCGCTTCAGTTGGCGGCATGGCACCGCGGTGCCGCCGGGGCCAGCCGGCGAGGATGCGCTCGACGCGCTCGAGTCGCTGGTCGGGATGCTGGCGCGCGACCGCGCGCTCACGAAATGTCGCACCGGCTATGGCAGCACGTACGCGGTGGGCGTACCGCGTGCCGAGATGAAAACGCAGCATGCGGCGCTGAAGGCACTCCTGCAGCAGACGACGGCGGCCCTCGACGCCGACCTCGCGGCCTGCCTGCAACAGGAACTGCAGCCCTGCCTGGTGCGCTACGCGGTTGTCAAGCAGGAACGCGGCGTCCTGGATTTCACCGATCTGCTGATGTGTGCGCGAGACTTGCTGCGGCGCGACGCCGAGGTCCGGGGTGACTTCCAGGTCCGCTACCAGCGGCTCTTCGTCGACGAGTTCCAGGATACCGATCCCATCCAGGCCGAGATCCTCCTGCTGCTCGCCGCCGATGATCCCGGGCACGCCGACTGGACGCAGGTGCGCCCGGTACCGGGCAAGCTCTTCATCGTCGGCGACCCCAAGCAGGCGATCTACCGGTTCCGGCGCGCGGACGTGGAGACGTACTGGCAGGTCAAGCGGCAACTCATTGCCGCGGGCGCCCAGTCGTGCCAGTTGCGGACGTGTTTTCGAAGCGTGCCGGCGCTGCAGCGAGCGATCAACCACGTCTTTGCCACGGTGATGGACGACAGCGCGGATTCGGCGCAGGCCGCCTATGTGCCGCTCGAGCCGGTGCGCAGCGACAACGACACGCAACCGGCGCTGGTCGCATTGCCCGTGCCGCGGCCGTACAAAGGCAAGTTCGTCAGCTACGAGGCCATCGACGCGTCGCTGCCGGACGCAGTCGGCGCCTTCGTCGCATGGTTGGTGCAGGAGAGCGGATGGACGGTCTCCGAGCGCGCGCCCGGCGGCGACGAGGTGCGCGTGCCGCTGCAGGCGCGGCATGTTGCCATCCTCTTTCGTCGGTTCACGAGCTGGGGGACCGACGTCACGCGGCCCTACGTCGAGGCGCTGGAATCACGGCAGGTGCCGCACCTGCTCGTCGGCGGCCGCAGCTTCCACGAGCGCGAGGAGGTCGACGCGCTGCGCGTGGCGCTCAGCGCCATCGAGTGGCCCGATGACGAGTTGTCCGTCTATGCCACGTTGCGAGGCGGATTCTTTGCCTTCCCCGATCACCTGCTGCTCGAGTATCGCAACGCGCACGGCGGCCGCCTGAATCCAATCGCCGTCGCTGCCGCCGCCGACCGCGTGCGAGACGGCGAGCCCACCGACCTGCAGGCGATTGACGACGCCCTGGGCTTGTTGCGGTCGCTGCACCGACAGCGCAACCAGGTGCCGGTGCAGGAGACGGTGCAGGCCTTGCTGCGGGCGACACGCGCGCATGCGGGCCTGGTGTTGCGTCCGGGCGGCGAGCAGGCACTCGCCAACGTGCTCCACGTGGTGGAACTCGCGCGCCAGTACGAGGCGTCCGACGGCGCGTCGTTCCGTGGCTTCGTCCAGCAGTTCCTCGACGCCACGCACGTCGAAGCCGGCGAGAGCCCGATCCTCGAAGAGGGCACCGATGGCGTTCGCCTGATGACGGTGCACAAGGCGAAGGGCCTGGAGTTCCCGGTGGTGATCCTGGCCGACATCACGTGGCGGCTGTACTCCGATCGCCCGTCGCGCGCGCTCGTGGCGTCGCGCGGGCTGTGCGTGCAGACGATTGCCGGGTGCAGCCCGCTCGAACTCGTGCAACTGCGCGACGCGGAGACCGCACGCGACCGTGCTGAAGGCCATCGGCTTGCGTACGTCGCCGCCACGCGCGCCCGGGACCTGCTGGTCGTGCCCGGCGTCGGTGACGAGCCGTACCCGCACGTCAAGCAGGGCGAGAAGTGGGTGGACGTCATGAACCGGGCCTTGTATCCAGATCGCCCCTGGTCGGCTCCCGAAGCAGCGGTGGGTAGCCCGCCGTTCGGGCGCGATACCGTGCTGGATCGGCCCGACGAGGAGTCGGCGATGCATGCGACGCCGATTCGTCCGGGGCGCTACGTGCGCGGCGATTCCCTCGCGCCCTTCGACGTCACGTGGTGGGATCCCGCGCAACTAAATCTGGGCACGGAGCCCTCGCTGGGGTCGCGGCAGAAGGCCTTGATCGACAAGAATGCGTCGGAGAGTCGCGTGCGCGAGGGCCACGAGGCCGTGGACCACTGGACGCAGTTGCACGCGGGCCGCCTGGCGGCGGGGCGCGTGCCGTCCTTGCGCGTGCAGCGCGTCACCGAGGCCGCCCGGGATCTCGATCTCGCCGGCAACGACGTCGCGGTGCTGCAGGTGCCGTCGGCGGCGCCGCGTCGTGGCGGACGCGCCTTCGGGTCGCTCGTGCACGACGTCCTCGCGGTGATCGGGCTGGACGCCACGCACGCCGACGTCGCGACGGCCACCGCCTACTCGGCGCGCGTGCTCGGCGACACCGACGTCGACCAGTCCTCGGTGATCACCGCCGTATGCGATACCCTGCAGCACCCCTTGTTGAAAGCGGCGGCGGTGGCGCACGCCCGCGGGCAGTGCCGCCGGGAAACGCCGGTGACGCTGCGACTCGAGGATGGCGCCTGGATCGAGGGCCAACTGGATCTCGCCTTCGAGGACGAAGGAGCCTGGACGGTCGTGGACTTCAAGACCGACGCCGACATGGACGCCGGCCTGGACGCCTATCGCCGGCAGGTCGCGCTCTATGCACGCGCGCTCGCGACAGCCACCGGCCAACCGGCCAGGGCGGTACTCCTGCGCATCTGA
- a CDS encoding APC family permease, whose translation MPHLTRSIGVRGLTATLFNMTVGGGIFAMPSLVAQMVGTSAVYAYLACAIAMLCIVLAFAVAGSRVPSAGGAAVYAEAAFGPLVGFLTGILGWLSDTLAVAAVMAGLAAAIGALVPPLGGVVARTALVAAILGTFAWINVRGVRHGTRVAEVMTIAKLLPLLVLVGAAAFAGGGGMWRIGPLPDIGTIGRASLVLIFAFSGPESVMALGGEVLRPTRTIPMALVAALALVTSLYISVQLAAAVGLGQALAATPNATLAIAAGNLLGPKGQFLLAIGTVVSMTGFASVAVMTTPRLVYAIACRGLLPPWLARVHPVRRTPAAAIIAHTTISFLLSSSGTFAALAVLASVSVVAVYLMACVSALQLQRRGITVSAATSSTATPERPPMHVPAPVLGAGAVFCIVLLAQATRFELLMIAALLAAATVWYLIHLALGRISPAAEMAY comes from the coding sequence ATGCCTCATCTCACCCGCTCCATCGGCGTTCGTGGCCTCACGGCAACACTGTTCAACATGACGGTCGGAGGCGGCATCTTCGCGATGCCCTCGCTGGTGGCGCAGATGGTCGGCACCTCCGCCGTCTACGCGTACCTGGCCTGCGCCATCGCGATGCTGTGCATCGTCCTGGCCTTTGCGGTGGCGGGCAGCCGCGTGCCATCGGCAGGAGGTGCGGCGGTGTATGCGGAGGCCGCATTCGGTCCGCTGGTGGGGTTCCTGACGGGCATTCTCGGCTGGCTGAGCGACACCCTTGCCGTGGCCGCCGTGATGGCAGGACTCGCAGCGGCCATAGGCGCGCTCGTGCCGCCGCTGGGAGGCGTTGTGGCACGCACCGCGTTGGTGGCAGCGATCCTCGGCACGTTCGCGTGGATCAACGTCCGCGGGGTTCGACACGGGACGCGGGTGGCCGAAGTGATGACCATCGCCAAGCTCCTGCCGCTGCTGGTCCTGGTGGGCGCAGCGGCGTTCGCGGGCGGCGGCGGGATGTGGCGGATAGGGCCGCTCCCGGATATCGGCACGATCGGCCGCGCCAGCCTGGTGCTGATCTTCGCCTTTTCCGGGCCCGAGAGCGTGATGGCCCTCGGCGGGGAAGTGCTGCGTCCGACGCGGACGATTCCGATGGCGCTGGTCGCGGCGCTCGCGCTCGTCACCAGCCTCTACATCTCGGTGCAACTGGCCGCGGCCGTTGGTCTCGGGCAGGCGCTGGCCGCCACGCCGAACGCCACGCTGGCCATCGCGGCCGGCAACCTGCTCGGTCCGAAGGGGCAGTTTCTCCTGGCGATTGGCACGGTGGTGTCGATGACGGGCTTTGCAAGCGTCGCCGTGATGACCACGCCACGTCTCGTCTACGCCATTGCGTGCCGGGGATTGCTGCCGCCATGGCTCGCCCGGGTACACCCCGTGCGTCGCACGCCGGCTGCCGCGATCATCGCGCACACCACGATCTCGTTCCTGCTCTCGTCGTCGGGCACATTTGCGGCACTCGCGGTGCTCGCGAGCGTCTCGGTGGTCGCGGTGTATTTGATGGCCTGCGTGTCAGCCCTGCAGTTGCAGCGACGCGGCATCACCGTGAGCGCCGCGACTTCCAGCACCGCCACGCCGGAGCGGCCGCCCATGCACGTGCCCGCGCCGGTGCTCGGCGCCGGCGCAGTGTTCTGCATCGTCCTGTTGGCACAGGCGACGCGCTTCGAGCTGCTCATGATCGCGGCGCTGCTGGCGGCAGCCACCGTGTGGTACCTGATCCATCTCGCCCTTGGCCGGATCTCGCCAGCTGCCGAGATGGCGTATTGA